A genomic region of Lagopus muta isolate bLagMut1 chromosome 19, bLagMut1 primary, whole genome shotgun sequence contains the following coding sequences:
- the GSN gene encoding gelsolin isoform X1, which translates to MGKQGFGYIFLTVFCTMALKLNCVSSMSVAGLGYVVTAAVVLSAVPVSMVEHAEFSKAGKEPGLQIWRIEKFDLVPVPKNLYGDFFTGDSYLVLNTIKQRSGNLQYDLHFWLGDESSQDERGAAAIFTVQMDDYLQGKAVQHREVQGHESSTFLGYFKSGIKYKAGGVASGFRHVVPNEVTVQRLLQVKGRRTVRATEVPVTWESFNTGDCFILDLGSNIYQWCGSNSNRQERLKATVLAKGIRDNERNGRAKVFVSEEGAEREEMLQVLGPKPSLPQGASDDTKTDTANRKLAKLYKVSNGAGNMAVSLVADENPFSQAALNTEDCFILDHGTDGKIFVWKGRSANSDERKAALKTATDFIDKMGYPKHTQVQVLPESGETPLFKQFFKNWRDKDQTEGLGEAYISGHVAKIEKVPFDAATLHTSRAMAAQHGMEDDGSGKKQIWRIEGSEKVPVNPATYGQFYGGDSYIILYDYQHAGKQGQIIYTWQGAHSTQDEIATSAFLTVQLDEELGGSPVQKRVVQGKEPPHLMSMFGGKPLIVYKGGTSREGGQTTPAQTRLFQVRSSTSGATRAVELDPSASQLNSNDAFVLKTPSAAYLWVGRGSNSAELSGAQELLKVLGARPVQVSEGREPDNFWTALGGKAPYRTSPRLKDKKMDAHPPRLFACSNKSGRFSIEEVPGDLTQDDLATDDVMILDTWDQVFVWIGKDAQEEEKTEALKSAKRYIETDPASRDKRTPVTLVKQGLEPPTFSGWFLGWDDDYWSVDPLQRAMADVDV; encoded by the exons ATGGGAAAACAGGGCTTTGGTTATATTTTTCTTACCGTTTTTTGCACAATGGCTCTGAAGCTGAACTGTGTGAGCTCCATGTCTGTTGCAGGGCTTGGCTATGTTGTTACAGCAGCTGTGGTGCTTTCAGCTGTG CCTGTCAGCATGGTGGAGCACGCTGAGTTTTCGAAGGCTGGGAAGGAGCCTGGCCTTCAGATTTGGAGGATTGAGAAATTTGATTTGGTACCAGTGCCAAAAAATCTGTACGGCGACTTCTTCACAGGAGATTCTTATCTGGTGCTGAACACCATCAAACAGCGCAGTGGGAACCTCCAGTACGACCTGCACTTCTGGTTAG GAGATGAAAGCTCTCAAGATGAGCGAGGGGCAGCTGCCATATTCACTGTTCAGATGGATGACTACCTTCAGGGGAAGGCTGTTCAGCACCGTGAAGTGCAAGGCCATGAATCCTCAACATTCCTGGGGTATTTCAAGTCTGGCATCAAGTACAAG GCTGGTGGCGTGGCTTCTGGCTTCAGGCATGTGGTTCCCAATGAAGTAACTGTGCAGAGGCTTCTCCAGGTCAAGGGCAGGAGAACAGTCCGAGCAACAGAGGTCCCTGTGACCTGGGAGAGCTTCAACACGGGGGATTGTTTCATCCTTGACCTTGGCAGT aACATCTACCAGTGGTGTGGCTCCAACAGCAACCGTCAGGAGCGTCTGAAGGCCACCGTGCTAGCCAAGGGGATTCGGGACAACGAGAGGAACGGTCGCGCCAAAGTCTTTGTTTcagaggaaggagcagagcgGGAGGAAATGCTTCAG GTCCTAGGACCAAAGCCCAGTTTGCCACAAGGAGCTTCTGATGATACTAAAACTGATACAGCCAATAGAAAGCTCGCTAAGCTCTATAAG GTCTCAAATGGGGCTGGGAACATGGCAGTTTCCCTTGTGGCAGATGAGAACCCCTTCTCCCAGGCAGCACTGAACACAGAAGACTGCTTCATTCTGGACCATGGCACAGATGGAAAGATCTTTGTTTGGAAAG GCAGGAGTGCCAATTCTGATGAGAGAAAGGCAGCCCTGAAAACAGCTACTGATTTCATTGATAAGATGGGTTATCCGAAACACACCCAG GTCCAAGTCCTCCCTGAGAGTGGTGAAACACCCTTGTTTAAGCAATTCTTCAAGAACTGGAGGGACAAGGACCAGACAGAAGGACTGGGAGAGGCTTACATTTCTGGTCATGTTGCCAAAATCGAGAAAGTACCTTTTGATGCTGCCACTCTACACACCTCCAGGGCCATGGCTGCCCAGCACGGCATGGAGGATGATGGCTCTGGCAAGAAGCAG ATttggagaatagaaggctcAGAGAAAGTGCCAGTGAATCCTGCGACATATGGCCAGTTCTATGGAGGGGATAGCTATATTATCTTGTACGACTACCAGCATGCTGGAAAGCAGGGGCAGATCATTTACACTTG GCAGGGTGCTCATTCTACTCAAGATGAAATTGCGACTTCAGCATTCCTCACAGTGCAACTGGATGAGGAGCTGGGAGGCAGCCCTGTGCAg AAACGAGTAGTGCAAGGAAAAGAGCCGCCTCATCTGATGAGCATGTTTGGTGGGAAGCCTTTGATTGTTTACAAGGGTGGAACATCTCGGGAAGGAGGCCAGACCACACCGGCACAAACACGGCTGTTCCAGGTCCGGTCCAGCACCTCGGGAGCTACCAGAGCTGTAGAG ctggatCCTTCTGCCAGTCAGCTGAACTCCAATGATGCTTTTGTCCTGAAAACTCCCTCTGCTGCTTACCTCTGGGTTGGCCGTGGCTCCAacagtgcagagctgtcaggAGCACAAGAGCTGCTGAAGGTTCTGGGAGCTCGTCCAGTACAGGTTTCTGAGGGTAGAGAGCCAG ATAACTTCTGGACGGCCTTGGGTGGAAAAGCTCCGTACCGTACCTCTCCTCGGCTGAAGGACAAGAAGATGGATGCTCACCCCCCTCGTCTTTTTGCGTGCTCCAACAAGAGTGGACGCTTCAGT ATTGAAGAAGTCCCTGGAGACCTGACTCAGGATGACCTTGCTACAGATGATGTTATGATCCTTGACACATGGGATCAG